The following are encoded in a window of Thermodesulfobacterium geofontis OPF15 genomic DNA:
- a CDS encoding isochorismatase family protein — protein MLEKFLINAEETLIIITDIQEKLIKAMDEDVVKGVIKNNLILIETAKIFNIPIILTEQYPKGLGQTVEVIKKALPSYEPIEKITFNSLLEPVFEKKLNEYKDRKKVILTGIETHVCVWQTAADLIKRDYIVFVPKDAVCSRRKLDWETGLDLIKSAGGILTTTETLVFQILKRAGTPEFKKILELVK, from the coding sequence ATGCTTGAAAAATTTTTAATTAATGCTGAAGAAACTTTAATTATAATAACTGATATTCAAGAAAAGCTTATAAAGGCAATGGATGAAGATGTGGTAAAGGGGGTAATTAAAAATAATTTGATTTTGATTGAAACAGCTAAAATTTTCAATATTCCTATTATTCTTACAGAACAGTATCCCAAAGGATTAGGACAAACTGTAGAAGTGATTAAAAAGGCACTTCCTTCATACGAGCCTATTGAAAAAATTACTTTTAATTCCCTTTTAGAACCAGTTTTTGAAAAAAAACTTAATGAATATAAAGACAGAAAAAAAGTAATTTTAACTGGAATAGAAACCCATGTATGTGTATGGCAAACTGCTGCAGATTTAATTAAAAGAGATTATATAGTTTTTGTTCCAAAAGATGCAGTCTGTAGTAGAAGAAAGCTTGATTGGGAAACGGGACTTGATTTAATCAAATCTGCTGGTGGAATTTTAACTACCACAGAAACCCTTGTTTTTCAAATCTTAAAAAGAGCAGGAACCCCTGAGTTTAAGAAAATTTTAGAGCTGGTAAAATGA
- a CDS encoding B12-binding domain-containing radical SAM protein, translated as MEVDFLLINPWIYDFSAYDFWLRPYGLLLLGGKLRKLGYSIYYLDLLDPFYPELPKKPKRKDFGTGHFYKEAIPKPVYFNDVPRKFYRYGLPFPLFKNLFKKIISSLRFKAVLLTCTMTYWYPGLFVILDYITRNYPEIPIYIGGIYVKLCFEHLKYEIEKFYKDFPIYIFKGSAEEFLETIKKSFPPSKEPYLNDYPIFDMQTSIPYVIILTSYGCPFNCPYCASKKLYPQFKQKNPEEVFEEILFWHKNYGVVDFAFYDDALLLNFDSHLALILEKILFYGLSLRFHTPNAIHARFINEDVAKLLKKAGFKTIRIGLERTENRFDNKVSIEEFLQAISYLKSAGFKERELGAYILYGIPGENFEEVKNSLLFLEKYRVSPHLAEFSPIPGTPFFEIAKQYSRYPLEEDPIFHNNTIFPALKRPNWEEIEKLKALARKIRQSICN; from the coding sequence ATGGAAGTTGATTTTCTCCTTATTAATCCTTGGATTTACGATTTTTCTGCCTATGATTTTTGGCTTAGACCTTATGGACTACTTCTTTTAGGTGGTAAGCTTAGAAAACTTGGTTATTCCATATATTACTTAGATCTTCTTGACCCCTTTTATCCAGAACTTCCTAAGAAACCAAAAAGAAAAGATTTTGGAACTGGGCACTTTTATAAAGAAGCTATCCCTAAACCTGTTTATTTTAATGATGTTCCACGAAAATTTTATAGATATGGATTACCTTTTCCTTTATTTAAAAATTTATTTAAAAAAATAATTAGTTCCTTAAGGTTTAAAGCAGTCCTTTTAACCTGTACTATGACTTATTGGTATCCTGGATTATTTGTGATACTTGATTATATAACCCGAAATTATCCTGAGATACCTATTTATATAGGAGGGATCTATGTAAAACTTTGTTTTGAGCACTTAAAATATGAAATAGAAAAATTTTATAAGGATTTTCCTATTTATATTTTTAAGGGTTCCGCTGAGGAATTTTTAGAAACTATAAAGAAAAGCTTCCCACCTTCTAAGGAACCCTATTTAAATGATTACCCTATATTTGATATGCAAACTTCTATTCCTTATGTAATAATTCTAACAAGCTATGGATGTCCTTTTAATTGTCCCTATTGTGCGTCAAAAAAACTTTATCCTCAATTTAAACAAAAAAACCCAGAGGAGGTATTTGAAGAAATACTTTTTTGGCATAAAAATTATGGGGTTGTTGATTTTGCCTTTTATGATGATGCTCTTTTGTTAAATTTTGATTCTCATTTAGCTCTAATTTTAGAAAAAATTCTTTTTTACGGGTTAAGTTTACGTTTTCATACTCCAAATGCTATCCATGCAAGATTCATTAATGAGGATGTAGCAAAGTTACTTAAAAAAGCAGGATTTAAAACTATAAGAATAGGACTTGAGAGGACAGAAAATAGATTTGACAATAAAGTTAGTATTGAAGAATTTTTGCAAGCCATTTCTTATTTAAAATCTGCAGGTTTTAAAGAAAGAGAACTTGGAGCATATATTCTTTATGGAATACCAGGTGAAAATTTTGAAGAGGTAAAAAACTCTCTTTTATTTTTAGAAAAATATAGAGTCTCTCCCCATTTAGCTGAATTTTCTCCTATACCTGGAACACCCTTTTTTGAAATAGCTAAGCAATATTCTCGTTATCCACTTGAAGAAGACCCTATTTTTCATAATAATACTATATTTCCTGCCTTAAAAAGACCAAATTGGGAAGAAATAGAAAAACTTAAAGCTTTAGCAAGAAAAATTCGTCAATCAATTTGTAACTAA
- the ruvA gene encoding Holliday junction branch migration protein RuvA — MLYQLKGIVKEINPPNKLVLQSNQFIFWEIFIPLNLVSLVKENFLEREALFFVVPILRKNEYIEIYGFITKEERELFIKLTTLSKMGPKLALNLLSVFSPEILRDIILNKKISELSKVPGIGPKRAEKLYLELKGLFLKPSQKGIIIPPEKEIILEEAKSCLMSLGFQSKEVEKVLYEVFEETDTLDTLVKKALKKFSPKLKEETFAGD; from the coding sequence ATGCTTTATCAACTTAAAGGTATTGTTAAAGAAATAAATCCACCTAATAAACTGGTCTTACAAAGTAATCAGTTTATTTTTTGGGAAATTTTTATCCCTTTAAATCTTGTAAGCCTTGTTAAAGAGAACTTTTTAGAAAGAGAAGCCCTCTTTTTTGTAGTACCTATATTAAGGAAGAATGAATATATAGAGATATATGGATTTATTACTAAAGAGGAAAGAGAATTATTTATAAAATTAACCACCCTTTCTAAAATGGGGCCTAAATTAGCTTTAAATCTTCTTTCTGTATTTTCTCCCGAAATTTTAAGAGATATAATTCTTAATAAAAAAATAAGTGAACTTTCAAAAGTTCCCGGAATTGGTCCTAAAAGAGCAGAAAAACTTTATTTAGAATTAAAAGGGCTTTTTTTAAAACCCTCTCAAAAGGGTATAATAATTCCTCCGGAAAAAGAAATTATTCTTGAGGAAGCAAAAAGCTGTCTCATGAGTTTGGGTTTTCAAAGCAAAGAGGTAGAAAAGGTTTTATATGAAGTTTTTGAAGAAACTGATACATTAGATACCTTGGTAAAAAAAGCCTTAAAAAAATTTTCCCCTAAATTAAAAGAAGAAACCTTTGCAGGAGATTAA
- the lpxD gene encoding UDP-3-O-(3-hydroxymyristoyl)glucosamine N-acyltransferase, translated as MKKIKISELTKRINGILIGEDFEVEGINAIPLAEERDLIFVDSLKRVDEAQKSKAKAVLCPEGFAKYFPQKTVIEVKNVRVAFAKLTEIFKREIEPKWGISSYAFIEEEVKIEEPCAIYPLVYIQKGAKIEKNVVIYPGVFIGAFSEIGENTIIYPNVVIYPYTKIGKNCIIHAGVVIGADGFGFAQEEMEEGYKNIKIYHFGGVEIEDDVEIGANTTIDKAVFGKTIIGRGTKIDNLVQVGHNVRVGKENILVSHTAIGGSAVLEDYVMLGGQVGVAPYSKIRKGAKVAGKSGVTGEIPPGEEVAGIPAIKADIWKKAVIIFAKLPEIYKELKKFIKPQS; from the coding sequence ATGAAAAAAATTAAAATTTCAGAACTTACAAAAAGAATAAATGGTATCTTAATAGGAGAAGATTTTGAGGTAGAGGGAATTAATGCCATTCCTTTAGCTGAGGAAAGAGATTTAATTTTTGTAGATTCTCTAAAAAGGGTAGATGAAGCCCAAAAGTCAAAAGCTAAGGCAGTATTGTGTCCTGAAGGATTTGCTAAGTATTTTCCTCAAAAAACAGTTATAGAAGTAAAAAATGTGAGAGTTGCTTTTGCAAAGCTTACTGAAATTTTTAAAAGAGAAATAGAACCTAAATGGGGTATAAGTAGTTATGCTTTTATAGAAGAGGAAGTAAAAATAGAGGAACCATGTGCAATATATCCCTTAGTATATATTCAAAAAGGAGCAAAAATAGAAAAAAATGTAGTAATTTATCCTGGAGTTTTTATAGGAGCTTTCTCAGAAATCGGAGAAAATACAATCATTTATCCTAATGTAGTAATCTATCCTTATACTAAAATCGGTAAAAATTGTATAATTCATGCAGGAGTAGTAATAGGTGCAGATGGTTTTGGTTTTGCTCAAGAAGAAATGGAAGAAGGATATAAAAACATAAAAATTTATCATTTTGGAGGGGTTGAGATAGAGGATGATGTGGAAATAGGTGCTAATACAACCATTGATAAAGCAGTTTTTGGGAAAACAATTATAGGAAGGGGAACAAAAATTGATAATTTAGTGCAAGTTGGACATAATGTTAGGGTAGGGAAAGAAAATATTCTTGTTTCTCATACAGCAATTGGAGGTAGTGCAGTTTTGGAAGATTATGTAATGCTTGGAGGGCAAGTTGGAGTAGCGCCTTATAGTAAGATTAGGAAAGGTGCAAAAGTAGCAGGTAAATCAGGTGTAACAGGAGAAATTCCTCCTGGAGAAGAAGTAGCAGGAATTCCTGCAATAAAAGCAGATATTTGGAAAAAAGCAGTAATCATTTTTGCAAAACTTCCTGAAATTTATAAAGAATTAAAAAAATTTATAAAACCCCAATCTTAA
- a CDS encoding dynamin family protein, with protein sequence MFLEQNIKKSNFKLSDYKIYKQQIFELFENYKNLRGELNDGIDIKSLENRIENLKNNQFLIAVAGEVKAGKSTFINSLIKEEILPTDVLQATNALIEIFYSKRPYLKVTYASGKIEILEDSPKEVLKEKLKEIAAIPEEYRDIPVNLIDLYILENGELNIIDNEFIKYLEEKSGMENLKELKYKLENYAFSRSRDNIPIKIELGYPFPWEFDEIRLVDMPGVNAVGGVHDISFSFLDRANAILFIHPIKPIESESFKRFISSVITNKSKENLFLILTHSAVFFEEKDRLLEEAKRIYSSLISPDRIFAVDSILKLIYEDLEKGKTLEEIKKEQRQKRKWIVYFKDLAEEEGLDNKEAFIKYSGFENLIPVLENFLLSAPFSELINILELLREGYKEQINIHQETIRLLESQKRDREEFLAEIEKRQKGLKKLETYCYFVLEEAATIFIGVHSPIENSLDQLKLNYYDKFIKSTNIEELRKYYRDAENDLNIIVQENIKNISKFFKEKLEQIGEQFREEYNIQIPKIDFSAIEESCRKAVAKREEITKEVVESIVENWNFLKPWKWLKSSRTKKVVVGIREFIDEEAFFKTLKNNLIESFVDVIEKLRDQFYRAFDFYKKSIGKLLEEKRTYLENLKNELKTIERIDYEILMLEKKIALIEKEVKIIEEFIKRLS encoded by the coding sequence ATGTTTTTGGAACAAAATATTAAGAAATCTAATTTTAAACTTAGTGATTATAAAATTTATAAACAACAAATTTTTGAGCTTTTCGAAAATTACAAAAATCTAAGAGGTGAATTAAATGACGGAATTGATATAAAAAGTTTAGAAAACAGAATAGAAAATCTTAAAAATAATCAATTTCTTATAGCTGTTGCAGGTGAAGTAAAAGCAGGAAAATCTACCTTCATTAACAGTTTAATAAAAGAAGAAATCCTTCCTACTGATGTTTTACAAGCTACTAATGCATTAATTGAAATTTTTTATTCTAAAAGACCTTATTTAAAAGTAACTTATGCTTCTGGAAAGATAGAAATTCTTGAAGATAGCCCAAAAGAGGTTTTAAAAGAAAAATTAAAAGAAATAGCAGCTATTCCTGAAGAATATAGAGATATTCCTGTTAATTTAATTGATCTTTATATTCTTGAAAATGGCGAACTAAACATAATAGATAATGAGTTTATAAAGTATTTGGAAGAAAAATCAGGAATGGAAAATCTTAAAGAATTAAAATATAAATTGGAAAATTATGCCTTCTCAAGATCTCGAGATAATATCCCTATAAAAATAGAATTAGGTTATCCCTTCCCTTGGGAATTTGATGAAATAAGGTTAGTTGATATGCCTGGGGTTAATGCTGTAGGAGGAGTTCATGATATTTCCTTTTCTTTCTTAGATAGAGCTAATGCTATTTTGTTTATTCATCCCATTAAACCTATAGAATCAGAATCTTTTAAAAGATTTATCTCCTCGGTAATAACCAATAAAAGTAAAGAAAACTTATTCTTAATATTAACTCACTCTGCAGTATTTTTTGAAGAAAAAGATAGACTTTTAGAAGAGGCTAAACGTATTTATAGTTCTCTCATTTCTCCTGATAGAATTTTTGCAGTTGACAGTATATTAAAACTAATCTATGAAGATTTAGAAAAAGGAAAAACTCTTGAAGAAATAAAAAAAGAACAAAGGCAAAAAAGAAAGTGGATTGTTTATTTTAAGGATCTTGCTGAGGAAGAAGGTTTAGATAATAAAGAGGCATTTATTAAATATTCAGGATTTGAAAATTTGATACCAGTTCTTGAAAATTTTTTACTTTCTGCTCCTTTTTCAGAATTAATAAATATTTTAGAATTACTTAGAGAAGGATATAAAGAACAAATTAATATTCATCAAGAAACTATTCGTTTATTAGAAAGTCAAAAAAGGGATAGAGAAGAATTTTTAGCTGAAATTGAAAAAAGACAGAAAGGTCTTAAAAAACTTGAAACATATTGTTATTTTGTTTTAGAAGAAGCAGCAACCATTTTTATAGGAGTCCATTCTCCTATAGAAAATTCTCTTGATCAGCTAAAATTAAATTATTACGATAAGTTTATAAAATCAACTAATATAGAAGAATTAAGAAAATATTATAGGGATGCAGAAAATGATCTTAATATAATTGTTCAAGAAAATATTAAAAATATAAGCAAATTTTTTAAAGAAAAACTTGAACAAATAGGTGAACAATTTAGAGAAGAATATAACATCCAAATCCCAAAAATTGATTTTTCTGCTATAGAAGAAAGCTGTAGAAAAGCAGTAGCTAAGAGAGAAGAAATTACAAAAGAAGTTGTAGAAAGTATTGTAGAAAATTGGAATTTTTTAAAACCCTGGAAATGGTTAAAATCAAGTAGAACAAAAAAGGTGGTAGTAGGAATAAGAGAGTTCATAGATGAAGAAGCATTTTTTAAAACTTTAAAGAATAACCTTATAGAATCCTTTGTTGATGTAATTGAAAAGCTAAGAGATCAATTTTACAGAGCCTTTGATTTTTATAAAAAAAGTATAGGTAAATTATTAGAAGAAAAAAGGACCTATTTGGAAAATCTTAAAAATGAATTAAAAACAATTGAGAGAATTGATTATGAAATTCTTATGCTTGAAAAAAAGATTGCCTTAATTGAAAAAGAGGTAAAAATAATAGAAGAATTCATAAAAAGGTTATCATGA
- a CDS encoding bacteriohemerythrin, which yields MSFFKWDESFATGIPECDIQHKKLINMFNAIYDAIRLNVDKKALKEAFDSLINYFEKHFALEEELMEKYEYPEAHIHKEEHKKFKEEIKKFLQNPQEEINFLEILKFLKNWWLNHILTMDKKYGPFLETKIKK from the coding sequence ATGAGTTTTTTTAAATGGGACGAAAGTTTTGCTACAGGAATACCTGAATGTGATATACAACATAAAAAACTTATTAATATGTTTAATGCTATTTATGATGCTATAAGACTAAATGTTGACAAAAAAGCTTTAAAAGAAGCTTTCGATTCTTTAATAAACTACTTTGAAAAGCATTTTGCTTTAGAAGAAGAACTAATGGAAAAATATGAATATCCAGAAGCACATATACATAAAGAGGAGCATAAGAAATTTAAAGAAGAGATTAAAAAATTTTTACAAAATCCACAAGAAGAAATTAATTTTTTGGAGATTCTTAAATTTTTAAAAAATTGGTGGTTAAATCATATACTTACTATGGATAAAAAATATGGTCCCTTTTTAGAGACTAAAATTAAAAAATAG
- a CDS encoding 50S ribosomal protein L11 methyltransferase, protein MKSKIYQVILKVPYTKKEKVEDFLYEHIQKGWETIEKKFRVYFILYLNEKSPELALLEEFLEKNSEINVEYKLLKEENWEEIWKAHFKPLKIGKSLVIIPPWEKYEPNPYEMVVIIEAGQAFGTGHHPTTKMMLENIEIFKERIKDSNLKIIDIGCGTGILSIACAKLFKNSTIFAIDIDELAIEASKENAILNKVEDKIIIQKEIPQEKFHLILANIGYREIKNLAPIIKSCSQTGSHVFLSGFLNTDAVNIINIYQNMGYSLIKHQKENEWSFLWLKLVTN, encoded by the coding sequence ATGAAAAGCAAGATTTATCAAGTAATTTTAAAGGTCCCTTATACTAAAAAAGAAAAGGTAGAAGACTTTCTATATGAACATATTCAAAAAGGCTGGGAAACTATTGAAAAGAAATTTAGAGTTTATTTTATCCTTTATCTAAATGAAAAAAGTCCTGAATTAGCTCTTCTTGAGGAATTTTTAGAAAAAAATTCAGAGATTAATGTAGAGTACAAACTATTAAAAGAAGAAAATTGGGAAGAAATTTGGAAAGCCCATTTTAAACCTCTTAAAATAGGAAAGTCTTTAGTAATTATTCCTCCTTGGGAAAAATATGAACCCAATCCTTATGAAATGGTAGTTATAATTGAAGCAGGCCAAGCTTTTGGTACAGGACATCACCCCACAACTAAAATGATGCTCGAAAACATAGAAATTTTTAAAGAAAGAATAAAGGATTCAAACCTCAAAATAATTGATATTGGATGTGGAACTGGTATTTTAAGTATTGCCTGCGCAAAACTTTTCAAGAATTCTACTATTTTTGCTATAGATATAGATGAGCTTGCTATAGAGGCATCTAAGGAAAATGCAATTTTAAATAAAGTTGAAGACAAGATTATTATTCAAAAAGAGATTCCTCAAGAAAAATTTCATTTAATTCTTGCCAATATTGGTTATAGAGAAATTAAAAATTTAGCCCCAATTATTAAAAGCTGTTCTCAAACAGGTTCTCATGTATTTCTCAGTGGTTTTTTAAATACAGATGCAGTGAATATAATAAATATTTACCAAAATATGGGATATTCTCTTATAAAACATCAAAAAGAAAATGAATGGAGTTTTCTTTGGCTAAAATTAGTTACAAATTGA
- the pilM gene encoding pilus assembly protein PilM — protein sequence MINKLFSKFKSIIDISGSEKKGILAFDLGSYSIKIAEVKIIKNELILTNFIRGRTYKNVIINGIINDFQYLLSNIKNILDVFKNNTKIVNLSLPYDLVIFDSFKSPHIPSEEEIKNKISDEIPYKIEDVYYSYYIIPQKDFYQIFYLVAKKEIVNQYENLIKALEYQANNIDASFINLHNLIETIYGEKAKVIVDWGDSKIGLLFCGKEAPVYSRELFNLGIKNLRKDIIKNLKVDMDTAEALIVNPERNNYPEVKKIYKNYIKEVLEELETTIKFVTGKFNLTIENIFLVGGGANIPNISEIFSEFLKINTQIIDLKKLIKFSDNFDPDYIRIVNTQGAIAVATAVRDFI from the coding sequence ATGATAAACAAACTTTTTTCTAAATTTAAAAGTATTATAGATATAAGTGGATCAGAAAAAAAGGGAATATTAGCCTTTGATTTAGGAAGTTATTCAATTAAAATAGCTGAGGTTAAAATTATTAAAAATGAACTTATTTTAACTAATTTTATTCGGGGAAGAACTTATAAAAATGTTATTATAAATGGAATTATTAACGATTTCCAATATTTACTTTCCAACATTAAAAATATTTTAGATGTTTTTAAAAATAACACCAAAATAGTTAATCTTTCACTTCCTTATGACCTTGTAATTTTTGATTCTTTCAAAAGTCCACATATTCCGAGTGAAGAAGAAATAAAAAATAAAATAAGTGATGAAATTCCTTATAAGATTGAAGATGTTTATTATAGCTACTATATAATTCCCCAAAAAGATTTTTATCAAATTTTTTATCTTGTAGCTAAAAAAGAAATAGTTAACCAATATGAAAACCTTATAAAAGCTTTGGAATACCAAGCTAATAATATTGATGCAAGCTTTATAAACTTACATAATCTCATAGAAACAATTTACGGAGAAAAAGCTAAAGTTATTGTAGACTGGGGAGATAGTAAAATTGGATTGCTTTTTTGTGGGAAAGAAGCCCCTGTATATAGTAGGGAACTTTTTAATTTAGGAATTAAAAATCTAAGAAAAGACATAATTAAAAACTTAAAAGTAGATATGGATACTGCAGAAGCTTTAATAGTAAATCCAGAAAGAAACAATTACCCTGAGGTTAAAAAAATTTATAAAAATTATATTAAAGAAGTTCTTGAAGAATTAGAAACTACTATCAAATTTGTAACAGGAAAATTTAACCTAACCATTGAAAATATATTCTTGGTCGGCGGAGGTGCAAACATCCCCAATATAAGTGAAATCTTTAGTGAGTTTTTAAAAATTAATACCCAAATAATTGACTTGAAAAAACTTATTAAATTTTCTGATAATTTTGATCCAGATTATATAAGAATAGTAAATACCCAAGGAGCAATAGCAGTTGCTACTGCGGTAAGAGATTTTATTTAA
- a CDS encoding MFS transporter: MFNKKLFYIGFIYFFSGLPFGFFYTFIPVFFRSEGIDLKTIGLFSIAGLPWSLRLLFAPFIDRYFYKSFWMGLSLIGISISIFALSFFTPATVGFFIFLFFLTFFSTLFDTASDGFVVEWIPSEILGKANGIRISAYRISLIIFGGGIVAISHYLGFKIIFYILSLITFLSGIFLIFNSFLKVSSKKVSISFTSQFIEPLKEILKRDRVFLLLFFVLTYKIGDALLGAMVYPFWVDRGFNRLEIGLISGTLGSVFTILGSLLGGYLTSLWSIKNSLLILGFFQSFSNLGYTIASLPYLPKETVYFASFFESFSGGLGTAAFLTFLTNLCKREFSSTQYAVFSTLFNLSLTFSRTFSGYGVSYLGYTYFFLITFFISLPPLFLIFWIIKDN; the protein is encoded by the coding sequence ATGTTTAACAAAAAACTATTTTATATAGGATTTATTTATTTTTTCTCTGGGCTTCCTTTTGGTTTTTTTTATACTTTTATTCCTGTATTCTTTAGAAGTGAAGGAATAGATTTAAAAACTATAGGACTTTTTTCTATAGCAGGATTACCTTGGAGTTTAAGACTTCTTTTTGCTCCCTTCATAGATAGATATTTTTACAAAAGTTTTTGGATGGGACTTTCTCTTATAGGAATTTCTATAAGCATTTTTGCACTTTCTTTTTTTACTCCTGCTACAGTGGGCTTTTTTATATTTTTATTTTTTCTTACTTTCTTTTCCACACTTTTTGATACAGCTTCTGACGGATTTGTTGTAGAATGGATTCCTTCAGAGATTCTGGGCAAAGCTAACGGAATTCGTATTTCAGCCTATAGAATATCTCTCATAATTTTTGGAGGAGGAATTGTAGCCATAAGTCATTATTTGGGATTCAAAATTATTTTTTACATATTAAGTTTAATAACCTTTTTAAGTGGTATTTTTTTAATCTTTAATTCCTTTTTAAAAGTCTCTTCTAAAAAAGTCTCAATATCTTTTACTTCTCAGTTTATAGAACCTTTAAAAGAAATATTAAAAAGAGATAGGGTCTTTTTGCTTCTTTTTTTTGTCCTCACCTATAAAATAGGGGATGCTTTGCTTGGTGCTATGGTTTATCCATTTTGGGTAGACAGAGGTTTTAACAGACTTGAAATTGGGCTTATTTCCGGAACTTTGGGAAGTGTTTTTACTATTTTAGGGTCTCTTTTAGGTGGTTACTTAACAAGTCTTTGGTCTATTAAAAATTCTCTCCTTATTTTAGGCTTTTTCCAGTCCTTTTCTAATCTTGGGTATACTATCGCTTCTTTACCTTATTTACCAAAGGAAACTGTTTATTTTGCTTCTTTTTTCGAAAGCTTTAGTGGGGGGCTTGGAACTGCTGCTTTTCTTACGTTTCTTACTAATCTTTGTAAAAGAGAATTTTCTTCCACCCAATATGCAGTTTTTTCAACTTTATTTAATTTATCCCTTACTTTTTCAAGAACTTTCTCAGGATATGGAGTAAGTTATTTAGGATATACCTATTTTTTTCTTATAACTTTTTTTATCTCTTTACCACCACTTTTTCTTATTTTCTGGATAATAAAAGATAATTAA
- a CDS encoding CZB domain-containing protein, giving the protein MGLRSWFRKLNKTLELHQKIVPIIVICFIILIVLTIVVTSFMAYYVGINHAKNIILKNQFNLINDTLIKHGALIEKMEGNPIGNYKIIREEFLKKQKDIRIIRTPKIDELFGKESPEYYAMDKEEAKVLSEGVEKIFVDLEKEKLKGIYPVKAQAECLRCHYNVSENEVIGAVSITLPIDYIIKELKLIILLYIFLGLGGIITASVLVYFTYMYIAHKPLEKITDMLNKMAEGDLTLSVEEKIKDREDLVGKIAKSMDKVLEYMRNFSSKTLDYSTKLVEQVDEIFKLVDSVNEKIKFQNLKVAQTSIVVDDFGLTIGEISRLTSNINNIAKEIKSKVEKGQEITNDPQLKEILIVTFNLGDKINNLALDIATNIEKGVKTSETINKAFEEINQVSSEISQLMDKISESTYETLLISSYMKTIATTVKTRKMEEILFDLFEKDVDRYILRLQAHIKGIDRLDPERWGDYQAFPIGKWYYSEEGEKFKQLVKDFDFREFEETYKTLHNIGKELIIAYNMEDSLKVEKLFQQLKTISRRLKLYLEDLRDKYLEYYSK; this is encoded by the coding sequence ATGGGATTAAGAAGCTGGTTTAGAAAATTAAACAAAACCTTAGAACTTCATCAAAAAATAGTTCCTATAATTGTTATATGCTTTATTATTTTAATTGTTCTAACCATTGTAGTTACTTCTTTTATGGCCTATTATGTAGGAATTAATCATGCTAAAAATATAATTCTGAAAAATCAATTTAACCTTATTAACGATACCCTAATAAAACATGGAGCTCTAATTGAAAAAATGGAAGGAAATCCAATTGGTAATTATAAAATTATAAGAGAAGAATTCTTAAAAAAGCAAAAAGATATAAGAATAATAAGAACTCCAAAAATAGATGAACTCTTTGGAAAAGAAAGCCCTGAGTATTATGCCATGGACAAAGAGGAAGCAAAGGTTCTTTCAGAAGGTGTGGAAAAGATTTTTGTTGATTTGGAAAAAGAAAAATTAAAAGGAATTTACCCAGTAAAAGCACAAGCTGAATGTTTAAGATGCCATTATAATGTCTCTGAAAATGAAGTTATAGGGGCTGTTAGTATTACTTTACCTATAGATTATATAATAAAAGAACTTAAACTTATTATTCTTCTTTATATCTTTTTAGGCTTAGGAGGAATTATTACTGCTTCTGTTTTAGTATACTTCACTTATATGTATATAGCTCACAAACCTTTAGAAAAAATAACGGATATGTTAAATAAAATGGCAGAAGGAGATTTAACTTTATCTGTTGAAGAAAAAATAAAAGATAGGGAAGACCTTGTAGGAAAAATTGCAAAAAGCATGGACAAAGTTTTAGAATATATGAGAAACTTTTCTTCTAAAACTCTTGATTATTCTACTAAATTAGTTGAACAAGTTGACGAAATATTTAAATTAGTAGATAGTGTAAATGAAAAAATAAAATTTCAAAATTTGAAAGTGGCACAGACCTCTATTGTAGTAGATGATTTTGGATTAACTATAGGTGAAATTTCAAGACTTACAAGTAATATTAATAATATTGCTAAAGAGATAAAAAGCAAGGTTGAAAAAGGACAAGAAATTACTAATGATCCTCAATTAAAAGAAATTTTGATTGTAACTTTTAATTTAGGTGATAAAATAAATAATTTAGCCTTAGATATAGCTACAAATATTGAGAAGGGAGTAAAAACCTCTGAAACAATTAACAAAGCTTTTGAAGAAATAAACCAAGTATCTTCAGAAATTAGCCAATTAATGGATAAAATAAGCGAAAGCACTTATGAAACTTTACTTATTTCTTCTTATATGAAAACTATAGCAACTACTGTTAAAACAAGAAAAATGGAAGAAATCCTCTTTGATCTTTTCGAAAAGGATGTTGATCGTTATATACTCCGCTTGCAGGCTCATATTAAAGGAATTGATAGGCTTGATCCAGAAAGATGGGGTGATTATCAAGCTTTTCCCATTGGTAAATGGTACTATAGTGAAGAAGGTGAAAAATTTAAACAATTGGTTAAAGATTTTGATTTTAGAGAGTTTGAAGAAACTTACAAAACCCTTCATAATATAGGAAAGGAATTAATAATTGCTTATAATATGGAAGATTCTTTAAAAGTAGAAAAACTATTTCAACAGCTAAAAACTATAAGTAGGAGATTGAAATTATACTTAGAAGATTTAAGAGATAAATATTTAGAATACTATTCTAAATAA